TTCCCCGGTTGATCATGATCGGCACCAGCATTCGCAAAACACGTGGGTGAATCATGTTGCCAAGGAAGCAGCTCGAGTGATGTAACCATCTAGATAGTCTAGAACTATATTTGCGATTCAGAACCAGAGTATAACAGATGCTGGTTTTCCCGTAAAAGTTCTGGCCCATGTTTTGCCACTCGCTCACAAAATTTAGAGAGGTATGCTTCGCAGCAAGTTTTAAATGCAAGTTTTAAATGCAAGTTTTCGGATAAGTGTAAATAATGTTGCATTAGATAATCAGTCAGATTATGGTGTCACATGATGATGACCAGAGCTCAGTCAGCGCTAGGAGCACGATAAAAGCGCTGCCACGCTCTTCAGCCTAGATAGCATCACCCACTCCAATACATGGCTCTCATACCCAATAAATCAGCCTGCACGTGTACGTTGGTGTGCGTCACATTTGATTCAATCTTCACTGCTCAGCAATTTCATATCTCTGCTTGTTTACTGGACGGGACACACTATGCTATCTCGCAGTGCGAAGCCTGCCGGGCTGAAATTGGGCTGAAATTCCCCTACATAAAATGCGCCTCCAATGGCTTCGTGGTAAGCAGCCAAGGCAGCGCCCCCGTGGCGCCCAATGTATGCGAGGGTGTGGATCATAACGCAAACCACCAATTAAGGCCAAGATGCATTCTATCGTTCTTCCATTGGCTTCAGGCCATCCACCCAAGCCAATCGACCAGCCCCAGCTGTCGGCTTGGCCCAGGACTCGTTCGACCCGACCTGAACCTGGGCAATTGATTTTGTTCCCATCCCGCAGCGAGAAGGAGATCCGTTGGTCACATGCTATCCTGTTAGCAATTCATCAGTGGTCAACAGTCGGATCCCCCGACACCGGGCGACTTGGGAAATGGCCAACAAAAGACAATACACCATAGGTTGGGTGTGCGCGCTGCACACGGAGTTGACGGCCGCCAGGGCCTTCTTGACCGAGGAGTACGTGGAAACCATCAAGAGGAAGCGAAACGATGCCAACACATACATGTTTGGCAGCATGGGAGAACACAACGTTGTGATAGCATGTCTGCCAAACGGCCAGTACGGAACCAACAGCGCGGCCACCGTGGTGACCAACCTGATACGGAGTTTCCCAGAGGTTCGATTCGTGTTGATGGTCGGTATTGCTGGAGGTGCCCCAAACGCGACCAACGATGTACGGCTCGGGGATGTCGTCGTTGCTACGCCAGGTCTTGGGCATGGCGGCGTTCTCCAGTACGACTTTGGGAAATCTATTCAGGGGCCAAATTTTGTCGTCACTGGACACCTCAGTCCTCCACCACCCATCCTCGGGACTGCGATCCAGCAGCTGAGAGTCTCCCACGACTTCGATCCAAACAACCTAGACGCGTTGGTCAAGGAAGCACTCGCGCGTTACCCCCGGCTCAAAAGCACCTATTCACAGCCTGAGCTTAGTGAAGACGTCCTCTATGAGAGCGACTGCATTCATCAACTACCGACCGAAAGGTGCGATCAGGCTTGCACTAGGCAAGTACCGAGGGAGCCGAGGGGCGAAGACGAGGACCCCTTTGCAGTTCATTATGGGCTTATTGCTTCTGGGAATTCGCTGATGAAGGATGCGATGCTGCGAGATAAGTACTCTGCGGAGAAAGGAGTGCTCTGTTTCGAGATGGAGGCTGCGGGCATGATGAACGTCACCGGCTGCGCGGTCATACGCGGAATCTGCGACTACAGCGACACgcacaagaacaaaaaatgGCAGGGATTCGCAGCCATGACTGCGGCGGCCTATGCAAGCAGTCTGCTGAAGAAGATGCAGCCAGAAGAGGTTCAAGGGGAGGAGAAGCTGGGCGAGGTTATCGAACACAGTtagttttctttcttttttttttatccttttTCGTTTCTCTCTAAGTTGCTACCCAATGTCCTTGCAATCCAGGTAGCTAAGTTTATTTGCATTAATATAGTCCGACAAGGCTTGGATAGCATCGGCCAAGAAACAAACGCAATCGGGAAAGCTGTCGGTGATTTGCAATCGAAGCAGCTTGACGATAGTATTAAGAGCTGGTTGGCAGCACCCGGACCTTCAGTGAACGCAACCAGTGCAAGAGACCGACGACACCCCGGCACAGGCGAGTGGTTTCTTGCGTCTAAACAATTTCTCCAATGGAAGCAGGGAGACAGGCGACACATGTGGTTACATGGGATGCCTGGATGCGGCAAAACTGTCCTGGCCACGACCATCCTCGACCATGTTGCAGCACTAAAAGACTCCATCACCACTTGGTTCTTCTTCGACTTTAGTGACCGCAGTCTACAGACGGTTGACGGGATGCTGCGCAGTCTTCTTTCTCAACTGCATGAAGCCTTGTCTGGATTACACGACCCCAACCAAGACCTTGCCAAGTTGTTCAAGAAACAGACCACCGCCCCGGTCTCTGCTGCGACTTTCACCACCTGCCTCAAGGCAATGACGAATGGGCCCCGGAAAGTCTACATAGTTTTGGATGCCCTTGATGAATGCAGTCAGCGTCCACTTCTACTATGCTGGATGGAAAACCTTCTATCGGACAAGAAACTCGGACAGTGTCAACTTATTGCAACTGGGCGTCCAGAACACGAGTTCAGAAGCAGACTGCAGCCTTTGATAGGAGAGGACAACTGCATTGAGCTGGACAAGGAGGCTGTCGACGTTGACATTCGTGCTTACGTCGACTTTCAGATTGACAATAGTTCAGAACTCAGCCGCTGGAGTGGGAACCATACAGTACGACAGTTGATTCGAGAAGAGATTGGGAACAAGGCGGGAGGAATGTAAGTCAGAGAGAGCACTTTTGAACCGCAATTTGGCTTTGGAGTGTACAAGTCACTTACCCATGTGTTCCGAGCCAGGTTTCGATGGGCCGCTTGCCAGCTAGAGAGCCTGTATCCCTGCATTGATCGAAAACAAGTTGAGGAAGTTCTCAGGACTTTGCCCAAGACCTTGGACGAGACATACAGTCGAATCCTGTCCCAGATTCCACAAGCAAGCAAATCGAGTACAATCCGTCTCCTGCAATTTTTGATCTGGGGCGATGGGCCTCTGGTCTTGAGTGAAGCTGTGGATATTGTGGCGATGCGCCCAGAAAACTCCAAAACCCCATTCGACGCTGACGATCGACCACCTCGACCTAGCGAGGTTGTGGGATACTGTCCATACTTTATAACGCTCACCAGATTCGAAAAGGCCGTGGAGCACTCTGCTCAAAAGATCAAGGTCGAGGCCATCCATCTGGCGCATTTCTCAATCAAGGAGTATCTCCTGCGAACAGGCGGCAGCTTCGCCAGGGTACAGGCCAAAACCAGCATCAAGGGGTGCTGCAAGGCATACCTTGAATGTCTGCGCAGCACTCTGGTCAGCAGTCCCACCACGGCAAGACCCGGGGACTTTCCGCTGGGGCCATATGCGGCTAGGAACTGGCTCAAGGGTTTGCCACTTCTCGAGCGTCAGGTGTACGACCCTGATGGTGATGGATTTCAATATCCTATACACGACTATTACAGATTCTTCAAGGTTCTGGACAGGATTGTCCACACGGAACCGACTGCAAGGCGTTGGAGGTTCTTCCTCTTGGAGCAGCAGGCAGCGGGTCTCGTCGACGGAAAGACGTCGCTGGTATCTTTTCTCTGCCGGGAGGGTCTCTCGGAAATTGCTGTTCTGGTCCTGTTCACCGCTGATCCCTCTCTCGAAGTCGGGCGAGGCATGACAATGGAGGGACGACTCTATCTTGCGACGCAACGTAACTCCACCGCCAGCGTTCGCATCCTCCTCCATAACGCTCCCGGGTTTCTGTGCAGCTTGAAACAAGGAAGAATGAAGGCCAAGTACAGCATTGCACAACTGGTGCAGTCGGGATGCAGCGTGGATATGATACAGGTCCACATCCAAGAGGGGGTAATGCTTGAAGAAGAGCACAATTCTGCCCTTTTCCAAGCAGCACGTCAAGAACATTGGGATATGTTTGAGCTTTTGCTGGCAAACGTCCCAGATGCGAATGCTGGTCATGTTGATCATTGCCGGCTTTTGGGGCTAGCAGTCAAATCCGGCCACTCTCAGATGGTCGAGTGGCTACTTAAACACGGCGCAAATGCAAATGCAGTTTGTGTGGACAATTCCACGCCCCTGGGGCTAGCGGCAAAACTTGGCCACTACGACATTATGGAACTGTTAATCGGACACGGTGCGGACTTGAATGCAGTATCCTGCGATGGCTTTGTACCTTTGGCCATGGCCGTCGACAAATCCTCCAAAAAAATGGCCCAACGTCTTATTTCCGCGGGCGCGCAAATCAATGCGCCATCTGAAAACGGCTTTACGCCCTTGGGAATCGCTGTCGACAATGCCAATCTGGAAATGATAAGGATGCTTGTTCAGAACGGCGCAGGTTTGGAGGCCCAGCATCAACCTGGACGTCAGCAGCCTTTCAAAGACAAGCTTCTTGGCCTAATAATCTCAGCGGCTGAACGAGAAATGTCAAAAAACCCTGCTCAATTTTTGGAAGACCTATTGCGCCCTTGGAACAATCTTTCCAATGCGAACACTGTCAGCTCTGATCATTTCCTCGCATGTCAGCTCGTCGACAGAGGTGCCCGAGTTGAAAAAGGTTGCGAGGCCATGTTGGACAGCGTGTTATTATATGCTAGCGATCGGGATACTACGAGGCGTACGGTCGAACTCTTGCTGGAGCAGGGTGCAAACCCCAACTGCTCCATAGCCGGCGAGACTCCGTTAATGTGTGTGGCCCGGTGTGGGAATGAAGAAGCCGTAAAGCTGCTTCTGGAACACGGGGCCATGACTGATCAAGAATATCCCAGGCATGGTAGCGCCCTTTATTTTGCTATCTTCTGGGGCTTTGGCGGCGAACGTAAAAGCTATGCTCATGTGGAGATTATTGAACTATTGATCGCAGCCGGTGCAAAGGTTGATGAATCTGCGTTTCCCAGTGTCAGTTCTGGTATGTGGTCTGAACGATTATACAGGCGAGTGATAGCTGGCTTGGACTTTTCAAGGGATTCTTTGGATGTGGGAAGTTTTGTATCTCGACAATTGGTGACCTTTGGAAACACATTTTCACAATTATACCTGGAGTACGGACTCCCAAACCCATGAGCCCTCTGGCAATGAAACGGGGTACTATGATGTCGACGCGGCTTTTATAGAAACCCATTCTCAAATTTATATTCAACCACATCGTAGCTACTCGCCCCCCTTTTCATTTTTCCAGGACCCTGCGTAATGGTGCACTACGAGCTTCCGCCCTGGCACCTTGTCCCCCCACCACATGTTCATGGAATCTGCGAACGAGTGGTCCGGCAGTATTAAAACATTGCCCAGAAGCCTCGGTTCCGTAACATTGACTATGTCATTATTCCCCACCTCTCGGTTGAGTGATTTGCTGAGGCTCTTGAAAATCGACCTCGTCAACCGTCTCGGGCCCGACAAGTCGATAACATCGTCGAGCTGGTTGCGCTTCAGCTCCGATATTGGGGTTCCAAGCCTTTTGGCAGTGGCCGCCACTTCCTCCAAGCAGTCTTCGACCGCCATTAAGAAATGCGGCTGTTTGGGCTTGGCCATGATGGTCCAGCTGGCGATCTGTCGCAACCACCTGTCCGTGTCGAACTCCATCCCGACGACGGTAGCAGCGGTAGATTTGTACTGCTCGGGGATCCATTCGTCGATGGGTGCTTCGCAAGACACGTCCAGATCGTTCCAGATTCCACCCTTTTCGTAGAGGATGAGGTAGCGGAGGAGGTCGGCCTTGATGATTGGAATGCTGATGGGGAGGAACCTGTTGATTATATTTGGATTCCACGAGTAGTGCTTCTTGACAAACTCGTCGCCCGAGACGTCGGTCAGGAACTCAACATCGTAGCCTGGATTCTTGAGGCAAGATTTTATGTATGGCTTGATATTCTTCCTCACCCCCGCACGTCCGACTTTATACCACAGCTTTTTTGGTATGCCGTCGGGTATAGCTGGCTCGGCCGATGACCCGGAAGACGTTGCCGAACCGATAGAATCCTTGAGGGTCCAGGTCGGCTTCCAAATAGGGGGTAAAACGACCCCATTCACGGCCCATGCTGTAGTATCACGAAGACGTAAAACGAGATAAATCACTGTCAGCAAACTGCAGGCCCAGAATAGCTTGGATACCGTCCGACGTCGAAGCTTTGCAGCCATTATTGCGGATTACTGGACAAAAGCCAAAGGTACAATCAAGGTatcaaggaaaaagaaaacaagacaaCAAGCGAACGAGGGGCTAGAGATGctaagacgaaaaaaaaaaagaaaaaaaaaaaaaagtagggAAACCAATGTGGTTTTTCTAGAACCATGTTGCACCCATCGTGGCCCCAGTCGTGCACCCCATCAAACCTACTGAAACACCGACGTAAAGTTACATAGTTGAGTTGAGCAGTATCGTGATCTCGCTTGGCATGAAGTTTAAAGTTGGACCTCTAGCATGCGGGGAACCTTTCCCAATTAAGCCAACAAAGATTTATGGGTTGCCGTTCCCATTTCATCCAGTCTAGCATTTGCATTTGAATCTACCAGACTAAAAACATATTTAAGCTGTTAATGGGTCGATTCTACTGGATACCGGAAGGCTGGGACGCCATCATTGCATCTCTGATCTTGTTGAATTGTTATCGCACCAGCTGGATGGTTATGCCATCCAATGAGATAAccatccctttttttttttttttttttttttttttgatcttTTGTCCAAAGGTTATTCCAAAACTCAGGTCTCCAAATTGACGCTGGTCATGTACCAACAAAGCGAGGACGGAGTGATGCGTGCGCAAACCTTCCAGGCGGTCCAGGCTCAAGAGGCTCCGATTGCTGGCCGATGTCGTCGTCAATGCATCTTGAGCCGCAGGCAATTCAACCCGGGAACTCCTTGTTCACTCAACAGGCCCGGGTTCGGCAATGACTCGCGGGTGGGAAGCACTAAAACTCTGGCAACGCCATCGCTCATTTGGGGTAGTATGCCCCTTCTCCCTGTGGACACTCTATCAGGAGGGTAAGgtgtttgttcttttttgggATGAGGTAGACGATTCCGGAATGTGGACGTCAAAGTTCCAGGAACCACAAAACAAAGGACCTAGGCCTAGTAATAGCAGCTCCCGAATTAAGATAGACCCAAAAGAATTAGCATGGAACGTTAGAGGAACGATTCGAACTTGCAGGGAAACCTTGTGCGGCCTCTTCTACCCAAACCAAAGCCGTTCGTAATCACGACTGTGGAGTTTAGAGGCTGCCCATGTGTGCGCCTCGGTGATTTAGTCATTCAAGGAGGCGCTGGCAACAACCCTCCTCTGAAAATAACGACAAGATCGTCGTCTGATGCATCCGCTGCAACATGCACAAACAAGAGGTATCATCTAACTTTAACGTCGACCTCTACTCGCCAAACGCCTAAATGATTAGACGGCCTGACCCAACATAGGACCGACCAAAAATATCTCAGCCGTTGATGTACTGCATTCTCGCTGCATATTATAGGCAAATGGGTCTTGATGACATTGCACTTGGACTCGCGGGCCGTCAAGATCGAAACTACTATGGTAGCCCAACCAACATTGAATAAGTAGTAAATAAAAGTCCCTAGAACCTTGTCGGCAAGATGCCGGCGCCCGGAAATGACAAACATGCTGTATCTAGGGACAAACGGCACCAAATCCGCCTCGGCATTTTTTATAATGCCGTCGGTTTGAGGAAGAGGCCGAGTACAGGATGATCCATACCTAGCAGTAGCCAGGGAGTGGCATTCGAGGTTCGTTGCGCAACCTTGCAAAAGATGACAAAATCAATAGATAACATAATATGCATTAACATGTTATCAAAGTGCACCACCTTGGCTTTGTGTTTTACGACTATGTGCACACTCTCTCTGTACTTCTGTAGTTTGTATAAGAATCTGTAGATGTCTGGGTCACAATGTCACATAGACAGACCTTGCGCCTCCCTACAACGTGATGATTTCGTTGGGACTTTTATCTTGTCCCTTTACGTACGCAATTTCAAATAGAAATAGAGCAGGTGGTGAATATATGGCCATGCCAGATGCTGGTGTAAATCTCGAAACACAAAAAGGAGCAGAGTAGAATAGCATCATAGCGGAGAGTAGGCAGTAGGCCGGGTGGCATTGTATCTAGGTATCTAGAGTCGTGAGAGGCCCTACAACTTACAAGTAACATTTGAATTTGAATGCTTGAGTAGGAGGCAGCTATGTACCGACTGCAGGAAGTTCCCACTTGGATTTATCCACTACCTCATGTCAGTGACAGCAAGTCCGTTTATCGGGTCTTGTACCCCGTAATCTCGCTGCTCAAGTCGCACATCCTTAGCCGCTTCGAACAGATACTTGGCTGAATGCAGCTTTCAAAAGAGTAATATATCATCATGTCATTCATTCTTGGATTTCTCGTCATCTAAAAGGTCTATGTATTGCAGACTCGGGCCGCTTTTCATCCCCCTGATACAATTCAAAAAACTCATACGTCGTGCTGCCCTCGCGTGGTCGGACGAGGTGCAtctcgagcacgtcccccCTGTCGGCCAAGATGAACTCGGTCGACTCGGTCCGCCCCATAGGAACTCCCGCATCCCTCTCCAAATCCGGCGGGATTGGCTTCGGCCAACTGATCTCCTTTGTCTTGACCTTGGGCTCTTCACACAGACTAGACATTCTAgatctgaacgacttccaccCGCTGGAAATGGCCGTGTCCAAGGTCGGCAGCGACGCCGTGATGATGCCCATCGTCAGATCGAGACTGGTCCAGGCCAACGACGTGGTGTGATCGTAAAATATGTCGCCGTTTGATCGCGAGGGCGCGAGCTGCTGCAGCAGGCCGCCAGTAACCGTGACGGCTCCGAACCACCATATGATAAACAGGCGCAGCTTCTTGGCCACGTCCATGGGGATCTTCCACAAGATCACCACCGGTGTGATCAACAGCGTCACACCTTGAAAGACATGTACGAGGCTCAAAACCTTGGACATGAGCACCAGGCTGCCACACTTGGGCGGGGTGCGCAGGGTGCCTGCGAATTCCACATCCCACAATGCGCGGGTCGGGTTGCAGACGAGGACGTTCCATAGAACAGCAGCCACCAGATACATGACGAGCGTGGCCAGGAAGACGTCGAGCGCGATGCGCCAACCTTTGCAGACGCACGCTGCAAGTCGTCGTACGAAAAGGGCAATGGAAATCTTGATCAAAGCCACCGTCGCAAAGAAGAGAACCGTGCATGTCTCCAGCATCCATGCCAAACGAGAATAATCCTCATAGGTATTTTCCCAGGTGTGCTGCCCAGCTCCCAGCTCGACCACCATGTATATCTGTAACATGGGGTAGGTTACCGCAAGACACTATATTTAGAGTCAGCATTGACTCTGGATCCACCACGGGCGGAGTCGAGTCACTCACCACAGCAGGGATTATGACCCAGTCGTCCATGCCGAATCTTGTGCCATACCCTTGCAACTTGAAGATAAGGCGAGCACCTGTCGTGGCGAGCATGACGAATATGATGACGGCCATCCCGACAATGATCTCGGTCTGCTTGCTCTCGTGGACATAGTTGGGAGGCACGCGGGCGGCGTAATAGACTCCGTTCGAGGGGCTGAAGAGGGTGTCGTTCACACCAGCCATGCGATATATGCCGCGGACGATGTTGAAATCTCGGTCTGTCTTTGGTGGCTGGCCGAAAAAGGCCGACCGACTGGTTGAGTTCAACACCATGTTGACGTCTTGGACATTCCGATGTGACCGGGCACCGTCTGCTCGTTGCTGCTTGCTCGTTGCTCGATATCCGCAGGTCTCACGTCTTGTGCCCGTGATGTGCCTGAAAGCCGGATGGTGAGCAAGAGCAAGAGCAAGAACAAGAATCCTCAGTAATCTTGGTTGGGATCGAGTCCTTTTTGTTTGCACGAAAAGTCCGAAAGTCCGTCATTGTTGCTATTCTGGACTGATGCCAAGCTCAGGGGAGCGAGCGCAGCCTCAAAAGAGGAGGCCACCGGACAAAGCTTATCCCCGCAGCTCGGGTCCAACCGAATTCGCCAGGATTTGCATTTTTTTGGTATGCAGACCCATGATGTGCTCTATTCCGAGTCTTTCGGTTCATTAAGCC
The Pyricularia oryzae 70-15 chromosome 1, whole genome shotgun sequence DNA segment above includes these coding regions:
- a CDS encoding ankyrin repeatl protein, whose product is MANKRQYTIGWVCALHTELTAARAFLTEEYVETIKRKRNDANTYMFGSMGEHNVVIACLPNGQYGTNSAATVVTNLIRSFPEVRFVLMVGIAGGAPNATNDVRLGDVVVATPGLGHGGVLQYDFGKSIQGPNFVVTGHLSPPPPILGTAIQQLRVSHDFDPNNLDALVKEALARYPRLKSTYSQPELSEDVLYESDCIHQLPTERCDQACTRQVPREPRGEDEDPFAVHYGLIASGNSLMKDAMLRDKYSAEKGVLCFEMEAAGMMNVTGCAVIRGICDYSDTHKNKKWQGFAAMTAAAYASSLLKKMQPEEVQGEEKLGEVIEHIRQGLDSIGQETNAIGKAVGDLQSKQLDDSIKSWLAAPGPSVNATSARDRRHPGTGEWFLASKQFLQWKQGDRRHMWLHGMPGCGKTVLATTILDHVAALKDSITTWFFFDFSDRSLQTVDGMLRSLLSQLHEALSGLHDPNQDLAKLFKKQTTAPVSAATFTTCLKAMTNGPRKVYIVLDALDECSQRPLLLCWMENLLSDKKLGQCQLIATGRPEHEFRSRLQPLIGEDNCIELDKEAVDVDIRAYVDFQIDNSSELSRWSGNHTVRQLIREEIGNKAGGMFRWAACQLESLYPCIDRKQVEEVLRTLPKTLDETYSRILSQIPQASKSSTIRLLQFLIWGDGPLVLSEAVDIVAMRPENSKTPFDADDRPPRPSEVVGYCPYFITLTRFEKAVEHSAQKIKVEAIHLAHFSIKEYLLRTGGSFARVQAKTSIKGCCKAYLECLRSTLVSSPTTARPGDFPLGPYAARNWLKGLPLLERQVYDPDGDGFQYPIHDYYRFFKVLDRIVHTEPTARRWRFFLLEQQAAGLVDGKTSLVSFLCREGLSEIAVLVLFTADPSLEVGRGMTMEGRLYLATQRNSTASVRILLHNAPGFLCSLKQGRMKAKYSIAQLVQSGCSVDMIQVHIQEGVMLEEEHNSALFQAARQEHWDMFELLLANVPDANAGHVDHCRLLGLAVKSGHSQMVEWLLKHGANANAVCVDNSTPLGLAAKLGHYDIMELLIGHGADLNAVSCDGFVPLAMAVDKSSKKMAQRLISAGAQINAPSENGFTPLGIAVDNANLEMIRMLVQNGAGLEAQHQPGRQQPFKDKLLGLIISAAEREMSKNPAQFLEDLLRPWNNLSNANTVSSDHFLACQLVDRGARVEKGCEAMLDSVLLYASDRDTTRRTVELLLEQGANPNCSIAGETPLMCVARCGNEEAVKLLLEHGAMTDQEYPRHGSALYFAIFWGFGGERKSYAHVEIIELLIAAGAKVDESAFPSVSSGMWSERLYRRVIAGLDFSRDSLDVGSFVSRQLVTFGNTFSQLYLEYGLPNP
- a CDS encoding initiation-specific alpha-1,6-mannosyltransferase gives rise to the protein MAAKLRRRTVSKLFWACSLLTVIYLVLRLRDTTAWAVNGVVLPPIWKPTWTLKDSIGSATSSGSSAEPAIPDGIPKKLWYKVGRAGVRKNIKPYIKSCLKNPGYDVEFLTDVSGDEFVKKHYSWNPNIINRFLPISIPIIKADLLRYLILYEKGGIWNDLDVSCEAPIDEWIPEQYKSTAATVVGMEFDTDRWLRQIASWTIMAKPKQPHFLMAVEDCLEEVAATAKRLGTPISELKRNQLDDVIDLSGPRRLTRSIFKSLSKSLNREVGNNDIVNVTEPRLLGNVLILPDHSFADSMNMWWGDKVPGRKLVVHHYAGSWKNEKGGE